In a genomic window of Cyclopterus lumpus isolate fCycLum1 chromosome 13, fCycLum1.pri, whole genome shotgun sequence:
- the ssr3 gene encoding translocon-associated protein subunit gamma — translation MAPKGSSKQQSEEDLLLQDFSRNLSAKSTALFYGNALIVSAIPIWLFWRIWHMDLVQSAVLYAVMTLVSTYLVAFAYKNVKFVLKHKVAQKREDAVSKEVTRKLSEADNRKMSRKEKDERILWKKNEVADYEATTFSIFYNNTLFLVLVIVASFFLLRNFNPSVNYILSISASSGLIALLSTGSK, via the exons ATGGCTCCCAAAGGCAGCAGCAAGCAGCAGTCGGAGGAagatctcctcctccaggactTCAGCAGAAACCTTTCCGCCAAGTCCACCGCTCTCTTCTACGGAAACGCACTCATTGTGTCTGCCATCCCCATCT GGCTGTTTTGGAGGATTTGGCACATGGACCTCGTCCAGTCCGCAGTCCTGTACGCTGTGATGACCCTGGTCAGCACCTACCTGGTGGCCTTCGCCTACAAGAACGTCAAGTTTGTTCTCAAACACAA AGTGGCCCAGAAACGTGAGGATGCCGTTTCCAAGGAGGTAACCAGGAAGCTGTCCGAGGCAGACAATCGCAAGATGTCCCGCAAGGAGAAAGACGAGAG GATCCTGTGGAAGAAGAATGAGGTCGCCGACTACGAGGCCACCACCTTCTCTATTTTCTACAACAACACTCTGTTCCTGGTGCTTGTCATCGTCGCCTCCTTCTTCTTGCTCAGGAACTTCAACCCTTCTGT CAACTACATCCTGTCCATCAGTGCCTCCTCAGGACTCATCGCTCTGCTGTCCACAGGCTCCAagtag